The genomic DNA CCTACCTTCACCTCAGTGAGAAGGACGTGGCCCAGGGCGACACGGTCGAGTCCGGCCAGGTCATCGGACGCGTCGGTGCAACCGGACGCGTGACGGGGCCGCACCTCCACTGGATCGTCCGCTACGGCGGCCACACGGTCGATGCGATGAGCCTGCTCGAGCTGCCTGTTCCGGCGGCGCGATAGACCCGCGGTCGCTCACCGGCGTCGCATCCGGTATACTCACGAACGCGCGCGCTGTGCAAAGGACCGCCGCTGCGCCTGACCCGGCATGACAGACAGGAGACACAGATGCTTCGCAACACTCTCGGCCTCTGCGCCATCGGATTCCTCATCGTCCCGGCGACGCACGCTTCCGCACAGGCACCCGTGCTTCCCTCCGCTCATCACGATTATCGTGTCGTTACGGTAGCGGAAGGACTCGTCCACCCGTGGTCCATTGCCGCACTGCCTGATGGTGACATGCTCGTCACGGAGCGGCCGGGGCGCCTGCGCATCATCCGCGGTGGACAGCTGCTGCCGGATCCGGTGCCGGGCGTGCCCGCGGTGCTCGCAGAGGGCCAGGGCGGCCTCCTCGACGTGGTACCACACCCGGACTTCTCATCGAACCGACTCATCTATCTGAGCTTCTCGAAGCCGGTTGCAGGCGAGCAGGGCGCGACGACGGCCGTCGTGCGCGGCCGATTCCTCGATGATCGGCTCACCGACGTCGAGGAGATCTTCGAGGCGGCTTCACGTGGTCGCGGCCATTACGGCTCACGCATCGCGTTCGATGGTCAGGGCTACGTCTTCATTACCGTCGGCGACCGCCAGGCCCCTTCAACGGGAGACCTCGAGGCGCACCCCGCGCAGGACCTGTCCAATCACCATGGCACCATCGTCCGCCTGCACGACGACGGCCGCGTGCCGGATGACAACCCGTTCGTTGGTCGAGCGGGTGCGCGCCCGGAGATCTGGAGCTACGGCCACCGCAATGCACAGGGCCTCGCCTTTCACCCGGAGACCGGTGACCTGTGGGCCAACGAGCACGGACCCCAGGGGGGCGATGAGCTCAACCGCATCACCGCCGGAGCCAACTACGGCTGGCCGGTGATCGGCTATGGCGTGAACTACCGCAGCGGCACAGTCATACACGAAGGCACGCACCGCGAGGGCATGGAGGCGCCCGTCCACGTCTGGGTCCCCTCCATCGCCACGTCCGGCCTCATGATCTACACCGGCGATCGCTTCCCCGCGTGGCGCGGCAGCTTCTTCATCGGCGGCCTCGCCGGCGAGCAGCTCGCGCGGCTCGAGATGGACGGCACCACCACACGCATCGAGGAGACGCTCGTACGCGGCATGGGCCGTATCCGCGATGTGCGGCAGGGCGTCGACGGCTACATCTATCTGGCGATCGATCACCGCGGCGGCGAACCCACGCGCATCGTACGCCTCGAGCCGGTGACAGAAGCGGCGCGCTAGTCGCCGGACGCTGCACCCGTTCATCATGCGCGTTGCCAGCCGCCGAAGACACGCACAGAGGATTATCATGCCCGCTCATGTCCGGCCTCGCTCCGCCATCCCGTTCCGCGTCGGCGGTGCCCTGCGTCTTGTTTCGGTCGCGCTGGTCCTGGCCATGCCTGCCTGTGCGCCCGCACTGAAGCTGGCCACCGACGATTCACAGAAGGTGCTGACGACGCACCGCCTGAACGTGCCCGACCCATCGCAGCCGGGGTCGTTCCCCGTCCGCTTCCTGTACTACGGCAGCGGCACCGACAGGAACCGACCGGAATATCGCGACTCCGTCGCGCTGAAGACGGAACCGGTGGATGCGTCGAAGCTCGTGGACCTCGGTACGACGGCGAAGAGCCGCAACGAGTACTGGGGCTTCACGCCATCGAAGATGCCGCTCAATGCGCGCGTCTGGTATCCGGAGGGTGCGGGTCCGTTTCCCGTCGTGCTGATCGCACACGGCAACCACAACATGAAGGACTTCTCCGATCCAGGTTATGGCTGGATCGGAGAGCTGCTCGCGAGCCGGGGCTACATCGTCGCATCACTCGACATGAACTTCATCAACGGCGGCATCCGCGGCGAGAACGACGCGCGCGGCTGGTTCTTCCTCAAGCACCTGGAACAGCTGCGCAAATGGAACGATGAGGAGGGCAATCCTTTCAGCGGCCGTGTCGATCTCGACAACGTCGCGCTGATCGGTCACTCACGCGGCGGCGAGGCCGTCGGGCACGCGGCCGCGTTCAACACACTGACACACTATCCCGACAACGCGAACGTCCGCTTCGATTTCGGATTCGGCATCAGGTCCATCATCGCGATCGCACCCGTCGACGGACAGTACCAGCCGAGCAACCAGTTGGTGCCTGTCGAGAACGTCAACTACCTGGTCTTCCACGGCTCGCACGACGGCGATGTCTCCAGCTTCATGGGCATCCGGCAGTACCAGCGCGTGCGCTTCACGGATGACGAGCCGCACCTGAAGGCGGCCGTGTTCGTCTACCGCGCAAACCACGGACAGTGGAATACGGTCTGGGGTGCGCACGACAACGGCCCCCGCAGCGGGCGTATCCTCGACCTCCGTACGCTCATGCCGGCGGAGGATCAGCGGCAGTTCGGCAAGGTCTACATCAGTGCGTTCCTGGACGCGACGCTGCGCGGCCGCAAGGAGTACCTGCCGCTCTTCCGGGACCATCGCGTGGCCGCCGGCTGGCTGCCGAAGACGATGTACATCACGCGCTTCGAGGAGAGCACGTTCCGTCCGATCGCGGCGTTCGAGGAGGACATTGACGTGACGAGCGGCAGCGCGAACGGCGTGCGCATCAGCGGCGACAGCCTGGCGACGTGGCAGGAGAGCCGCCTGTCGTTACGCACCGCGAACTCGCCTGCCGAGGGCAGCTCCCAGTACAACAACGCCGTCACGCTCGGCTGGAACAACCGGCTGGCAGGCGAGGACACGACGAGGATGGGGCCGGCGGCAGCATACACCCTGACTCTTCCGGAGCAGCTGCCCTCCGACTGGAACATCGACCGGCAATCCGCTCTCCAGTTCCTGATGATGCCGACGGAGGCCATGCCCGCGCCGCGCGCCGAGCCGCGCGACTCCGCGGCGGCCGCCGACTCGACGAACAAGCCACGTCCCCGGCCGCGGCCGGAACGGAAGGATCATGACAAAGACAAGGAGCTGCCCCCGGTCGATTTCTCGATCGAGCTGACGGACGCGGCAGGTGTCAGCGTCGCGCTGCCGGTGAGCAGTTATGGCGTCGTGCGACGGCCGCTCGAGAGCTGGATCCTCATGCGACGTGATCTCGAGCGCTCCCGATTCGCGCGCCAGTCCGAGATCGTGCTCCAGACGTATTCGCTGCCGCTCGCCGACTTCGTCGCGGCACGTCCCGATCTGGATGTGAGCCGACTGCGCACGATCCGGTTCCTGTTCGACCGCGCAGTCGCCGGTACCATCATTGTCGACGACATCGGGTTCGCCGCGCTCGACCCGGCGTATCTCACCGTCGCGGGAGAAGCGGCCGACGTGCGCTGAGCTTCACGCGGGAGGCGCAGCCAGCGCGCGGTGGTTCCTGCGCGGGAGAAGCAGGCGACGCGCGCTCGGGGTTCACAATACGTTTCAGCGCAGCCGCACTCCCACACGATGCACTGCTCGGGCACCGTCGTATCGCTGCACGCCGTAGTCGATCCCGATGCGATCGCCGACGAACCCCGCGCCGAGCGTGAGCGGGCGGATGTCGCTGTCGTCGATGTAGCGGATTCCGATCCGTCCGATGAACGTGCGCCCGTTCACCGGCCAGTACGCAACCTCGACACCGGCGTGCGGTACGATCGTCCCATCTTCCCAGCGTGAGACCGCAGCCGCGGCCGAGACATCGAGCGGCCCGACGGGCGTGCTCTGCGTCGATGCGCCCAGCGTCAGTGTCATCGGCAGCGCGACATCCTCGCCTTCCAGTGCGGGGGCGCGCCCCAGGTTCCGCGCGGAGAGGCCCGCCGTCACGAAACCGAGCTGGCGCGCTATGCCCAGGTCCGCAGCGATGGTGACATCCCGTTCACCCGGTACGCGCGTCTCGACATACTTCGTCGCGAGACCGACGCGGAACCCCTTGATCGAGCGGCCATAGCCCGCGGAGAGAACGAGCTCGGCAGCAGTCACGTCGCCTGCATCGCCCAGTCCGGCTTCGCCGCGCGCGAACGCACCAGACGTCCGGCCGGGTGCGGAGTAGCTCAGGCTCTGCACGCCAAACGCCACAGCGCCGCTCCAGAACTCGGCCGCACCGGACGCAGTGACGAGCGACGCGCGCTCGAAGATCGCCAGCGACGCACCGATGCCTCGGGCGGCGTCGATCAGGCCGGGATGATAGAACAGCGCGTCATTGTCGGCACTCGCGAGATGATAGGAATCGCCGAGTCCGAGCGCCCGTGTACTCGCAGGGAGCTGGAGCAGCAGCGGCGCGTTCTCGCGCACCTGTGCATCGGCTGGCGTCGCAACAACGAGTGCCAGCAGCAGCGTGATTGGATAGCGTCGCATCGCCCGCCTGGTTGTGAGAGTCGTGAACGTGGGATCCGGTCGGGGCCGCGGCACAATCACCGCAGCGCAGCCGCGCGGAACAGATCGTCCGCCGCCTGGAGGACGATGCCGCGCAGTCGCGGCGCGAGGTCGGGCGTCTGGTCGAGGTACGCGCGCACCTCCGCGGCCGCCTCAGGCGTTGCGTGCCCCGAGAGCATCGCATCCACCCAGCGACGGGGGAAGAAGATGTCACCCGTGCGCTGAATCTCCGGCAGCAGCTCCAATGCAGGCCGGATGTACTCCAGCGCCTGATCCGCGCGCAGCGGATGATTGAGCATCGCCAGCCCGTCGGTCACCCACGGCTCGTGTGAGCGGTTGCGCACGTCCGCGAGCGAGGCGAAGAAGCTGTCGCGTACGGCCGGATCCGCGGACAGCGCGGGCAGTATGAACTCGAAGCGGGCACGCCTGTCTGCATTCTCGATCCTGCCCAGCTGCTCCTGCAATACGTCGCGCGATTGCGCCACGCCGCGCAGGGCAAGCTCCTCGGCCAGCGCGGTGTAATCCCGCTCGGCTAGCGGCAGTCCCGGGATGGAATCAGTCCGCGCCCACACCGCGTGCAGTCTTGCGACCGACGCCTCCGTGAGTGCGACATTACGCACCGCGGCGAACCAGCTCGCCTTCGCGGACGCATCCGCCGCTTCGCTCAGTCCCCGCCACAGCAGCCGCTCCAGCGCCGGCGCGACCTGCGCGCGCGCATCGGGCTTCAGGAACCGCCAGAATACGCCGCCGATCATGCCCAGGTAGCGTGCCGTAAGCAGCTGCTCGCCTTCCGTCGCCACCGCGGTCATCAGTGCGTTGAGCAGTGCCGCCGGCGCGACCTCCCCGCTGAGCATCGCATCCTGGAGCGCCAGCACCGCAGTGCCCCGCGCCACCGCGGGCGATACCGCCGCGAGTGAATCGAGCAGAAAGCTGCGTGTCGCCTCATCGAGCATGAACCTGCCGTAACCGAGGCCGCGGGCGTCAGGCAGCACGTAGCGGGGCATGGCCTGACCCGCGGCGGCCGCCACCTGCACCGCAGGCGCGTCGCTCACTACGGGCAGCGTCAGCGCCGAATTCTGCCAGGTGAGCTGCACGTCCACGCGCTGCGGCCACACGCGGCCGCGGCCGGCGGGATCCTCCTGGTGCAGCGTCAACTCGCTGACGCGTCCATCCTCGATGTCGACCTCGACACGAACGTGCGGACGGCCTGACTCCTCCACCCACACGCGACTCCACGCCGACAGGTCCTGCGGGGTGCGACGGTCGAGGATGTCCACCAGGTCCCGCCATGTCGCATTGCCGAACGCGTAGTCGCGCAGGTACTCCCGCATCCCGTCGCGGAAGGCCGCCTCACCGACGATGACCTCGAGCTGGCGCATCACGACCGGCGCCTTCTGGTAGATGATCGCGCCGTACAGCGACCCGGCCTCGTTCAGGTTGTCGAGCTGCTGCCGTATCGCGTGCGTGCCCGCGGTGCGATCGACCGAGTACGCGGTCGGGTGATGCGCGAGCACGAAGCGCAGGTCATGGTCGATGTCGGGGAACGCCGGGTTCACGATCTTCGCCGCCATGAAGTTCGCGAACACCTCCTTCATCCAGACGTCGTCGAACCACTGCATCGTGACGAGATCGCCGAACCACATGTGCGCGGTCTCATGAGCGATGAGGCTGGCGCGGCCGAGCTGCTCGTTCTGTGTAGGCGCCGGCTCCAGCAGCATGCGGCCCGCATTGTACAGGATGGCGCCCGGGTGCTCCATGCCGCCGTACTGAAACGACGGCACGAGTACGAAGTCGAACTTGCCGAAGGGATACGGAATGCCCGTGTAGTCCTCGAGCCAGCGCAGCGCTGCCGCGTGCAGGTCGAAGATGGTGTCGCGGCTGCGCGCCAGCTTCGCCGCATCCGTCTCGCGGTGGAACATGCGCATGGTGCGCCCGTCGCGCTCCGCCGTTTCCACCGCGAACTTCCCCGCGGCGAACGAGAAGAGGTAGGTGCTGATCGGTGCGGTCGGTGCGAACGTGATGCGCCTGCGGCCGCCATCCTCCACCACGTCCTGTTCGGCACCATTCGCCACGGCCTGCCAGTCGGCCGGTACGTCGAGCGTGAGGCTGTAGACGGCTTTCAGGTCCGGCTGGTCGAACGACGGGAACGCGTTCGACGCGCGGTCCGGCACGAACAGCGTGTAGAGGAAATCGGGATTGCGGTTGAGCGATCCGTCGCCGGCGGTGAACCGCATCCTCAGCTCGTTGGCTCCGCGCTTCAGCGCCACCGTCGGGATCACGACATGGCCGTTCACCAGCTCGAACGATACCGGCACTCCGCCGCTGCTGACGGAGGCGACGTGCGGCTCGGCTGCGTCGAAATCGAGCACGAGCGGCTGCGCGGCGTCGCTCAGCGAGAAGCGGAGCGTGAGAGTGCCATCGATCGCTGCATCTGCGTCCGCGGGTACGCGGAAGCCCAGATCGTACCGGAGGTTGCTGATGGTGCGGGCGCGGTGCGCCGCGAGCACGGCCGTCAGTCCCGGCTCCGGGGCCGCGTTCTGTGCCCGCACGGCCTCAGCCGGGACCAGCAGCAGCAGCAGCAGCCACCACACAGTGCACGATCGCATGCTCTCGTCTCATCCGGGGGTCACGCACGGCGCCATCCTCCGTGCTTTCCGCACCGTGTCATACGCATACCGGGACGATGGCGCAACCGCGGCCGCGTCGAAGCGCGCCGCCATCGAGCACCCGTGCAAGCCCGAGGCGAGCTCGCGGAAGACCGGGTTGCGACATAGCCGCCATCATGAAATATCTGATCGAGGATCGTGGTCAAGCGCGCATACGTCGGCGCTCCCGGTCATGGGCCGGACAGGATAGCGGGCGCAGCCGCGGAGCGTAGGGCCGACGACTCGGGAGAGGCGGCATCACGGTGCGGCCGTGATCGCCACGGCCTCACCCCGGCACCCTGCGACGAGGACGATGGCGATGGCGGCGATGAGCAGACGATGGGACATCACGACGATCGTATCGGGCGGTCAGACCGGAGCGGACCGCGCGGCGCTCGACGTCGCACTCGCATGGAACCTGTCTGTTCGCGGCTGGGTCCCGCGCGGGCGGCGTGCCGAGGATGGCGTCATTTCCGCGCGCTACCCGAACCTGCGCGAGACAGCAGACATCGATACGGCCGAGCGTACGCGTTTGAATGTGCGCGACTCGGATGGCTGCCTGATCGTATCGCATGGCGCGCTCACCGGCGGATCCCGCCTCGCAGAAACCACGGCGCTGGAGCTGGGGCGACCGCTGCTGCACGTCGACCTGTCTTCGACCACGATGGCTGACGCGGTGCGCGCTGCAGCCGCGTGGGTGCATGAACACCGCGTGCGCGAGCCCGGCCTCGGCGGTCCGCGCGCAAGCGAGGATCCACACATCTACGCTGCCACGACGGTGCTGCTCAGCGGTCTGCTGGGATTTCTGCTCACGCCGTAGCCGACGGCCGCGCAGGCTGCGTATACCGCCGTTAACCCGCTACCAGCGGATGACGGCGCTGCCCCACGTGAAGCCGCTGCCGAACCCGGTCAACACGAGCAGGTCCCCGCGCTTCAGACGGCCGCTCTGCGCGCACTCATCCAGTGCGATCGGGATCGTGGCCGCCGTTGTGTTGCCGAAGCGCTGAATGTTGTTGTAGACGCGGTCCGCGCCGATACCCAGCTGCTGTGCGACCGCTTCGTTGATGCGCAGGTTGGCCTGGTGCGCGACCAGCAGATCGATGTCATCGACCGCCAGGTCGTGTGCGGACAGCGCGGCCTGCACGGACTCCGGCATGCGCGCGACCGCGTTACGAAAGACATGCCGTCCGTTCATCTTCGGGTACTGCCGGCCCTCATCCAGGTCCTCGTGCGAGATGCGGGGGAAGCGGGCGGATGCACCGGACTCGCACCACAGCTTGTCCGCCTGGCTGCCATCCGCGTGCAGATGCGTCGACAGCACGCCGCGGCCGGCGTCTTCGGTCGGTCCGAGGATCGCAACGCCAGCACCGTCGCCGAACAGGACGCCGACGTCTCGCCCCGCCGGTCCGTAGTCGAGCCCCGTCGAATGCACCTCGGCTCCTACCAGCAGGACGCGGCGATACTGACCCGTTCTGATCCACGCATCCGCGACCGACAGACCATACAGGAACCCCGTGCACTGGTTACGGATGTCGAGCGCCGGCACGCCGGGTATGCCCAGCTTCGCCTGGAGATACACGCCGCCGCCCGGGAAGAAGTAGTCGGGGCTGAGTGTCGCGTAGATGATGCAGTCGATCTCCGATGCGTCCATCTGCGCCCGCTCGAGCGCCTTGCGCGTCGCTTCCAGCGCCAGGTCGGACCCCGCCTGCTGCCCGGGCTCGACCCAGTGCCGCTGCTCGATACCGCTCCGCTCCCGGATCCATTCGTCCGATGTATCCCACCACTGCTTCAGGTCGTCGTTGGTCAGCACCCGGTCGGGCACGCTGAAGCCAGTGCTGATGAACTCGGTGCGAAGCATGTATCCCCCGATGCTGCAACAAGGAATGTCGTGGTGTGTCTGACGCTATCGCGCGGCGGTGCACGCGAGCAAGTGCTTTCGCTTCACCGGGGCACAGATCCCAATGGTCATTCATCCGTATCAGCCGGGTGTCACGGCCCGATCGTTGCGCGCGATCCAGCGCGAGTATCTGGTGAGCCGGGCTCTACTACAGGGAGGATCCACTCATGCGCCGCCTGCTCGCTGTTTCGCTGCTGTTCCTGGCCACCTCGGCGTCGGCACAGACCGTCCCTTCCTTTTCCGTCGCCGCCGACGTCGGCCCGGCATTCCCGCTGGGTGATTTCGCCGACGACGGCGCCGAGCGCGGCTGGAGTGCCAGCGTGTCAGCGGCTGCACGTCTCACCCGGCTCTTCGGGGTGTACGCAGGCTACGAGCGTACGTCTTTCGATGTCGAGCAGGCGGCTGACGCGGCCGACGACACCTGGACCGATTCCGGCCTGGGTGCTGGGGTGCGGATGTGGTTTCCCGTCCGACCGGGCGCGCGCCTGCAGCCCTGGGCGCAGCTCGGCGCAGGATGGCATGATCTCGACCCGCTGATCGCAGGCCCGGAATTTTCCGCCATCGATACGGACGGGATCCTCACGCTGGAAGGCGGCGCGGGGTTGGATGTCGCGGTGGCCGGACAGAGGGTGTTCGTCAGACCGGCGGTGCGCTACCGGCGGTACTCCTTCGAGGCGGAATCGCCTGGACTGACCGCGAAGACGACGGTCTCCTCCATCTCTTTCGCCCTCGGCGTGATGGTCGTAGTCAATCCCGGGGACGACGCGAGCGGTCGTTCCCCGTAGCCCGTGCCCTACACCCGACTGAACCAGGCCCCGATCCCGAGGAGCAGCATTCCGGTCGAAAGCAGGATCACGGTCGACGGCTCCGGAATCACCTCCGGCGGCGGAGCCGGTCCATCGCGTCCACCGATGAAGGCGCCGCCGGCGAGCGGCGCCAGCAGCCACGGGCTCGGCCGGACCGGCACGTCGGGCACCGGGGGCTGAGGAACGAACGGCCGCGGCGGAATCGGCACGGGCGCAAACGCGATCGGCGGGATCGGTCGGACACGCGGAGTGATGACGCCGAACTTTGCGACGAGCGGAAGCTGCTGGAACGGCCAGCCCGCAGCAGCGACCGGCTGCTTGGGTGGTGTATCGACCTGAATGGATATTCCTGTCGGGCCCTCACCGGTTGCCCCGTCTTCGAGCGCCAATAGACCCACCGGCATGTCCGCCCGCGCACCTGCCGCCGCCGGGCTCATGCTCCTGAGGAAGATCGCTGCTCCCAGAGTCACCAGCGTCATCACCAGCAGCGCAATCCCTATCGCTGAACGTCTCATCCTGTCCCGCCTCTCCTGAAAGGGCCGGCGGTGCCTCAGTAGATCAGCACCGGCGTCCCTCTATCCACCAACTCGAACAGTCGCTCCACGTCGCCGGTATGCATCCGGATGCAGCCGTGACTCGCGGCATTGCCGATCGACGACTGATTGTGCGGCGTGGTCCCATGAATCAGATATCCCTCTCCGAGATCGAGCGCGCGCGTCCCGAGCGCTCCCGGTACCCTGCGCTGAACCGTACCCACGGGCGGCGCATACAGAACTCCGTCGATGATGATCTCCCTGCCCTGCGGCACCACCCAGAACTGCTGACCGAGCACGCGCACGACGTTTGCGCCGCGTACCTCGAGATGACTGCCGTCCGCGAGCGGATACCGCCGGCCCCGCACCATCTCGATCAGCTCGCGGTTCTCCCTGTCGGCGCGCTCGTAATAGTGCCAGTCGGGCACGTTCCAGACGGGATCCAGCCTCTTGTCGAGAATGACACGCTCGCCGCGCGGCGTCTCCCAGTTGTAGACTTTGGAGCCGTGACGGAACGTGGCGTTGCGACCGACCGCCACGGGCGCGGACAGCAGCGTGTCCGGTCCTTCGGTCAGCCAGAGGCGATTTTCCTGCAGGGAGACGATGATGCGACGGACGGGTTCGGAGTCAGGGGTGACAAGCGGCTGGGCCGCGGCGCTGGATACGGAGAGTATGGAGAACGTAGAGGTGAGCCAGATCAGGCGTGCAACTGCCCGACTATCCTGCCGGCTTCGGCCCTGCCCGCTCGCCCGACGCGGGTCACTGCACGGCAGATCGGTCGCCCGATTCGCCATAACTGCTCCTGCCTTCCACGTGCAACGCGCACGATACATTTACTGCTGCGATCGTCATTGCACGTATTGCACCACGACGCGCACGCGGCGTAACAACCCCTCCCGCGGGGTTCCCGGCGGCCGCTGCGGCCCCACGCCAGCCCGGCCCGGACAACGGGACCTTACGGGAAGACGCGTTCCGGTGACTTCATGAGGCACAGCCGATTCCTGATCGCGACCGGCTACTGGCTGGCACTCCTGCTGCTCGTGCTGCCCCTGCTCGAGCGCGTCGTGACGGTGCTGCCGTTCAGTCCACGCGCCATCCGCTGGCGCCTCGAGGCCTTCGGCGCGCTGAGCCAGGTGCTCCTGCTCCCGCTGCTGGGCGGTGTCGTTGCGGTCGGGACGGCGTACCTGCTGGGACATAGAAAGGTCGTCCGTACGCTGGCAATTTCCGCATACGTCGCCGCTGTGATACTCGTGGTCCTGGCGACGCTATTCGGCCTCGACCTGCTGCAGTACCGCCGCTCCATCGATGCGGAGATGCAACAGTTTTACGATGTGGCCGGCCTGGTCTACCTGGGGGCCTTCATGCTGA from Longimicrobiales bacterium includes the following:
- a CDS encoding PQQ-dependent sugar dehydrogenase, encoding MLRNTLGLCAIGFLIVPATHASAQAPVLPSAHHDYRVVTVAEGLVHPWSIAALPDGDMLVTERPGRLRIIRGGQLLPDPVPGVPAVLAEGQGGLLDVVPHPDFSSNRLIYLSFSKPVAGEQGATTAVVRGRFLDDRLTDVEEIFEAASRGRGHYGSRIAFDGQGYVFITVGDRQAPSTGDLEAHPAQDLSNHHGTIVRLHDDGRVPDDNPFVGRAGARPEIWSYGHRNAQGLAFHPETGDLWANEHGPQGGDELNRITAGANYGWPVIGYGVNYRSGTVIHEGTHREGMEAPVHVWVPSIATSGLMIYTGDRFPAWRGSFFIGGLAGEQLARLEMDGTTTRIEETLVRGMGRIRDVRQGVDGYIYLAIDHRGGEPTRIVRLEPVTEAAR
- a CDS encoding M1 family aminopeptidase, encoding MRSCTVWWLLLLLLVPAEAVRAQNAAPEPGLTAVLAAHRARTISNLRYDLGFRVPADADAAIDGTLTLRFSLSDAAQPLVLDFDAAEPHVASVSSGGVPVSFELVNGHVVIPTVALKRGANELRMRFTAGDGSLNRNPDFLYTLFVPDRASNAFPSFDQPDLKAVYSLTLDVPADWQAVANGAEQDVVEDGGRRRITFAPTAPISTYLFSFAAGKFAVETAERDGRTMRMFHRETDAAKLARSRDTIFDLHAAALRWLEDYTGIPYPFGKFDFVLVPSFQYGGMEHPGAILYNAGRMLLEPAPTQNEQLGRASLIAHETAHMWFGDLVTMQWFDDVWMKEVFANFMAAKIVNPAFPDIDHDLRFVLAHHPTAYSVDRTAGTHAIRQQLDNLNEAGSLYGAIIYQKAPVVMRQLEVIVGEAAFRDGMREYLRDYAFGNATWRDLVDILDRRTPQDLSAWSRVWVEESGRPHVRVEVDIEDGRVSELTLHQEDPAGRGRVWPQRVDVQLTWQNSALTLPVVSDAPAVQVAAAAGQAMPRYVLPDARGLGYGRFMLDEATRSFLLDSLAAVSPAVARGTAVLALQDAMLSGEVAPAALLNALMTAVATEGEQLLTARYLGMIGGVFWRFLKPDARAQVAPALERLLWRGLSEAADASAKASWFAAVRNVALTEASVARLHAVWARTDSIPGLPLAERDYTALAEELALRGVAQSRDVLQEQLGRIENADRRARFEFILPALSADPAVRDSFFASLADVRNRSHEPWVTDGLAMLNHPLRADQALEYIRPALELLPEIQRTGDIFFPRRWVDAMLSGHATPEAAAEVRAYLDQTPDLAPRLRGIVLQAADDLFRAAALR
- a CDS encoding putative molybdenum carrier protein, which gives rise to MSRRWDITTIVSGGQTGADRAALDVALAWNLSVRGWVPRGRRAEDGVISARYPNLRETADIDTAERTRLNVRDSDGCLIVSHGALTGGSRLAETTALELGRPLLHVDLSSTTMADAVRAAAAWVHEHRVREPGLGGPRASEDPHIYAATTVLLSGLLGFLLTP
- a CDS encoding beta-ketoacyl-ACP synthase III → MLRTEFISTGFSVPDRVLTNDDLKQWWDTSDEWIRERSGIEQRHWVEPGQQAGSDLALEATRKALERAQMDASEIDCIIYATLSPDYFFPGGGVYLQAKLGIPGVPALDIRNQCTGFLYGLSVADAWIRTGQYRRVLLVGAEVHSTGLDYGPAGRDVGVLFGDGAGVAILGPTEDAGRGVLSTHLHADGSQADKLWCESGASARFPRISHEDLDEGRQYPKMNGRHVFRNAVARMPESVQAALSAHDLAVDDIDLLVAHQANLRINEAVAQQLGIGADRVYNNIQRFGNTTAATIPIALDECAQSGRLKRGDLLVLTGFGSGFTWGSAVIRW
- a CDS encoding outer membrane beta-barrel protein, giving the protein MRRLLAVSLLFLATSASAQTVPSFSVAADVGPAFPLGDFADDGAERGWSASVSAAARLTRLFGVYAGYERTSFDVEQAADAADDTWTDSGLGAGVRMWFPVRPGARLQPWAQLGAGWHDLDPLIAGPEFSAIDTDGILTLEGGAGLDVAVAGQRVFVRPAVRYRRYSFEAESPGLTAKTTVSSISFALGVMVVVNPGDDASGRSP
- a CDS encoding L,D-transpeptidase, producing the protein MANRATDLPCSDPRRASGQGRSRQDSRAVARLIWLTSTFSILSVSSAAAQPLVTPDSEPVRRIIVSLQENRLWLTEGPDTLLSAPVAVGRNATFRHGSKVYNWETPRGERVILDKRLDPVWNVPDWHYYERADRENRELIEMVRGRRYPLADGSHLEVRGANVVRVLGQQFWVVPQGREIIIDGVLYAPPVGTVQRRVPGALGTRALDLGEGYLIHGTTPHNQSSIGNAASHGCIRMHTGDVERLFELVDRGTPVLIY